In Flavobacterium sp. CS20, a single window of DNA contains:
- a CDS encoding nucleoside phosphorylase, with translation MTKIKDSELILNPDGSVYHLNLKPENIADTIITVGDQDRVERVSKYFDSIVFETQKREFKTHTGFYKGKKLTVISTGIGIDNIDIVMNELDALVNIDLKTRQIRDKLKSLNIFRIGTSGGIQEFVELDNFVMGKAGLGFDGLIHYYENDISQSKATKQLIEHLNLSKFKAQPYIVECSDKLAEMFEHEAQVTSGITATNIGFYGPQGRTLRLKLQDKDFVDKLTSFEYNGAKVTNMEMETSAIYSLSKMLGHHALSMNAIIANRTHGEFSKNPKRAVDNLIQFTLDKLCKL, from the coding sequence ATGACAAAAATAAAAGACTCAGAACTAATACTTAATCCTGATGGCAGTGTTTACCATCTTAATCTCAAACCTGAAAATATTGCCGATACTATCATAACCGTTGGTGATCAAGACCGTGTAGAAAGGGTCTCAAAATACTTTGATAGTATTGTCTTTGAAACTCAAAAACGTGAATTTAAAACCCATACAGGTTTTTATAAGGGCAAAAAACTCACGGTGATTTCTACTGGTATTGGCATTGACAATATTGACATTGTGATGAACGAACTCGATGCCTTAGTCAATATTGACCTAAAAACCCGACAAATTCGAGATAAGCTCAAGTCTCTTAATATTTTTAGAATCGGAACTTCTGGTGGTATTCAAGAATTTGTTGAGTTAGACAATTTTGTTATGGGAAAAGCTGGACTGGGTTTTGATGGCTTAATCCATTATTATGAAAATGATATTTCGCAGTCAAAAGCCACAAAGCAATTGATTGAACATCTAAATTTATCCAAATTCAAAGCCCAACCTTATATCGTTGAATGTAGCGATAAATTGGCTGAAATGTTTGAACATGAAGCTCAAGTTACTTCTGGAATTACTGCCACCAATATCGGTTTTTATGGACCTCAAGGCAGAACTCTTCGTTTAAAATTACAAGATAAAGATTTTGTAGATAAACTCACTTCTTTTGAATACAACGGTGCTAAGGTTACTAATATGGAAATGGAAACCAGTGCTATATATAGTCTATCTAAAATGTTAGGTCATCATGCGTTATCTATGAATGCTATTATAGCCAACAGAACTCATGGTGAATTTAGCAAAAACCCTAAGCGAGCTGTAGATAATTTAATCCAATTTACGTTAGATAAACTGTGTAAACTCTAA
- a CDS encoding deoxyribodipyrimidine photo-lyase — protein MMSKVNVFWFRRDLRLNDNAGLYQALKSDNPVLPIFIYDRNIIDELPKDDARLTFIFNTLQNINETLKEKHNSSIAFYHGKSDEVFKNIINEYEIDTVYTNRDYEPYAKERDRQIESILNQNDISFKTYKDLVVFEKDELVKNDGKPYLVFTPYMKKWKKTFKDVDLPNYPSENHLGNLIQSKNLPHLSLEDMGYKPSSIKVPGYNLSIDLIENYEMTRDKPSINGTSRLSPYLRFGLVGYREVMSKALSAKNETFLNELIWREFYMMILFHYPKSIGHAFKKKYDRIKWRNNEKEFEKWKNGQTGYPIVDAGMRQLNETGWMHNRVRMIVGSFLCKHLLIDWRWGEAYFAEKLLDYELSSNVGGWQWVAGSGVDAAPYFRIFNPYSQADKFDKDKKYIKKWVTEFETEDYPNPIISHKKARERCLETYKTALKEV, from the coding sequence ATAATGAGTAAAGTTAATGTATTTTGGTTTAGACGAGATTTGAGATTAAATGACAATGCGGGACTTTATCAAGCCTTGAAGTCAGATAATCCTGTTTTGCCTATATTTATTTATGATAGAAACATCATAGATGAATTGCCAAAAGACGATGCAAGACTGACTTTTATTTTCAATACACTTCAAAATATTAATGAAACTTTAAAAGAAAAGCACAACTCTTCAATAGCGTTTTATCACGGAAAATCAGATGAGGTTTTTAAAAATATAATAAATGAGTATGAAATTGATACCGTTTATACCAATCGCGATTATGAGCCTTATGCTAAAGAACGTGATAGGCAAATTGAAAGCATTTTAAATCAAAATGATATATCATTTAAAACCTATAAAGATTTAGTCGTATTTGAAAAAGATGAACTTGTAAAAAATGATGGTAAACCTTATTTAGTTTTTACTCCCTATATGAAAAAATGGAAGAAAACTTTTAAAGATGTTGACTTGCCAAATTATCCATCAGAAAATCATCTTGGCAACTTAATTCAAAGCAAAAATTTACCACATTTAAGTTTAGAAGATATGGGTTATAAACCGTCTTCAATTAAAGTTCCTGGTTATAATTTATCTATAGATTTAATTGAAAATTATGAAATGACAAGAGATAAACCTTCAATAAATGGAACTTCCAGGTTAAGTCCTTATTTAAGATTTGGTTTGGTAGGTTATCGCGAAGTCATGTCGAAAGCTTTGTCTGCAAAAAATGAAACCTTTCTCAACGAGCTCATTTGGCGAGAATTTTATATGATGATTTTATTTCACTATCCCAAATCTATTGGCCATGCTTTTAAGAAAAAATACGACCGCATTAAATGGCGAAATAATGAAAAAGAATTTGAAAAATGGAAAAACGGCCAAACGGGATATCCCATTGTAGATGCAGGAATGCGACAACTCAACGAAACGGGTTGGATGCACAACCGAGTCAGAATGATTGTGGGCAGTTTTTTATGTAAACATTTGTTGATAGATTGGCGTTGGGGCGAAGCTTATTTTGCCGAAAAACTCCTTGACTATGAACTATCTTCAAATGTTGGTGGCTGGCAGTGGGTTGCTGGCTCTGGTGTAGATGCGGCACCATATTTCAGAATTTTTAATCCTTATAGCCAAGCGGATAAATTTGATAAAGACAAAAAATATATCAAAAAATGGGTGACAGAATTTGAAACCGAAGATTATCCAAACCCCATAATTAGTCATAAAAAAGCAAGAGAGCGATGTTTAGAAACTTATAAAACCGCTTTAAAGGAAGTATAA
- the argS gene encoding arginine--tRNA ligase: MQFEQVVIPHLKEFFKSKYQKDIVEFEFQQTRKEFEGDITLVVFPLLRYIKTNPQELANNIGQHLKDNLSEIKSYNVIKGFLNIELHSSYHLSVLEDIYSQSEYGKQPDMAQKVMVEFSSPNTNKPLHLGHVRNITLGFALAQILEYAGFEVYKTQIINDRGIHICKSMLAWQKFGHDETPETSGMKGDHFVGKYYVRFDLAYKKQIQELIDKGIPKDEAKVRAPIMLEAQEMLKLWENGDAEVTSLWNKMNQWVYDGFNETYKRLGVYFDKNYYESETYLLGKDIILEGLNKGVFYKKLDGSVWIDLSDEGLDEKIVLRADGTAVYMTQDIGTAVKRVEDYDINRMIYTVGNEQDYHFKVLFLILKKLGYTWADNLYHLSYGMVDLPSGKMKSREGTVVDADDLMNDMKLTAKTISEEHGKLDDYDEDEKNKLYHTIGLGALKYFILKVDPKKRIVFNPDESVDFQGNTGPFIQYTYARIQSILRQFKGSTTQKLAKIDLHDKEKELIKILEQFPDIIQQSAEQYSPAILANYTYELVKAFNSFYQNLSILGADKQEQKILRVKLATSTSKVIKTAFNLLGIEMPERM; encoded by the coding sequence ATGCAATTTGAGCAAGTAGTTATACCACACTTAAAAGAATTTTTTAAAAGCAAGTATCAAAAAGATATTGTTGAGTTTGAATTTCAGCAAACCCGAAAAGAATTTGAAGGTGATATAACTTTAGTAGTATTTCCATTATTGAGATACATCAAGACTAATCCTCAAGAATTGGCTAATAATATAGGTCAGCATTTAAAAGACAATTTATCAGAAATTAAATCTTATAATGTTATTAAAGGTTTTTTAAATATAGAATTGCATTCTTCATATCACCTGTCTGTTTTAGAAGATATTTATTCTCAATCAGAATATGGTAAACAACCAGATATGGCTCAAAAAGTGATGGTTGAATTTTCATCACCAAACACAAACAAGCCTTTGCATTTAGGGCATGTGAGAAATATTACCTTAGGTTTTGCCTTGGCTCAGATTTTAGAATATGCTGGTTTTGAAGTCTATAAAACTCAAATCATCAACGACCGAGGTATTCATATTTGCAAGTCAATGCTAGCTTGGCAGAAATTTGGTCACGATGAAACACCAGAAACATCAGGAATGAAAGGCGATCATTTTGTCGGTAAATATTATGTTCGTTTTGATTTGGCTTACAAAAAACAAATTCAAGAACTGATTGACAAAGGTATTCCCAAAGATGAAGCAAAAGTTAGAGCTCCCATTATGTTAGAAGCTCAAGAAATGCTTAAGCTATGGGAGAATGGCGATGCTGAAGTAACCTCTTTGTGGAACAAAATGAACCAGTGGGTTTATGATGGTTTTAATGAAACATACAAACGTTTGGGAGTATATTTTGATAAAAATTACTACGAAAGTGAGACTTACCTCTTAGGGAAAGATATCATTTTAGAAGGTTTGAACAAAGGCGTGTTTTATAAAAAATTAGACGGAAGTGTTTGGATTGATTTAAGCGATGAAGGTCTTGACGAAAAAATAGTCTTAAGAGCTGATGGAACAGCCGTTTACATGACTCAAGATATTGGAACAGCGGTAAAACGTGTTGAAGATTACGATATCAATAGAATGATTTATACCGTTGGTAATGAGCAAGATTATCATTTTAAAGTCCTGTTTTTAATTTTAAAAAAATTAGGATATACTTGGGCAGACAATTTATATCATTTGAGTTATGGAATGGTAGATTTGCCAAGTGGTAAAATGAAAAGTAGAGAAGGAACCGTTGTAGATGCTGATGATTTAATGAATGATATGAAGTTAACCGCTAAAACCATATCAGAAGAACACGGTAAGCTTGATGATTATGATGAGGATGAAAAAAATAAACTTTACCACACAATTGGATTAGGAGCACTTAAATATTTTATCTTAAAAGTTGACCCTAAAAAACGCATCGTGTTTAATCCTGATGAATCTGTTGATTTTCAAGGCAATACGGGACCATTCATTCAATATACTTATGCCAGAATACAATCTATTTTAAGACAGTTCAAAGGAAGCACTACTCAAAAACTTGCCAAGATTGACTTACACGACAAAGAAAAAGAGTTGATCAAAATATTAGAACAATTTCCAGACATTATCCAGCAGTCAGCTGAACAGTATAGCCCTGCTATTTTGGCAAATTATACTTATGAATTGGTTAAAGCATTTAATTCTTTTTATCAAAATTTAAGCATCTTAGGAGCTGATAAACAAGAACAAAAAATATTGAGAGTAAAACTTGCTACTTCAACTTCAAAAGTCATTAAAACCGCTTTTAACTTGCTTGGAATTGAAATGCCTGAACGCATGTGA